In Anopheles gambiae chromosome 2, idAnoGambNW_F1_1, whole genome shotgun sequence, a single window of DNA contains:
- the LOC1270021 gene encoding probable beta-hexosaminidase fdl isoform X1: MLLSHDYNSRRSSIASTQSRNIRVTVLKNMFKKIALTRSALKKAIVVVSVCALASFLLLLYWNDSSESTKPSSTMAMGIYNTHIVDGSLDGAPMSAGDSVRDSAIPVNPIERLWTYRCVNNRCVRHHFVDGVEEDFDTNNAHQQQHGGQAPAGAGSANAGSSSSSPGKRIPYLTCTMTCGPINIWPQPTGATTIGSKTSRFRLSDMHVKIVTKFEPVDKLLHDAYDVLRAEVRAAMVSHGATLEEIEGAVPAASVPAGVQQLPRAEERSLATEVNDAATVGRSAGGSETSGVGKIHFFKLVSDKRYDVDAFEVNVHVEKSGDTHLTLHTDESYNMTVTHSARVLIVKITANTFFGAKHGLTTLQQLIWFDDEERTLKVLNKASIEDVPKFNYRGLMLDTSRHYFTVDAIKRTLVGMSHSKLNRFHWHITDSQSFPFVSRHYPQLARYGAYSEREVYTADDVRELTAFAKVRGIQIIPEIDAPAHAGNGWDWGPKHGLGELSLCINQQPWSNYCGEPPCGQLNPKNNNTYLILQKLYEELLEIVGPLDYFHIGGDEVNLECWQQHFNDSDMRTLWCDFMLQAYHRLQLASGQNATAPRLVGVWSSGLTSAPCLSKNTFAVQVWGGSKWPENFQLINSGYSLVISHVDAWYLDCGFGSWRSTGDGACSPYRNWQTVYKHRPWEEMKLTTLQMRQILGGEACMWTEQVDESILDARLWPRASALAERLWTDPTEERYSESVPLEVYNRMSVFRNHLLELGLRAEPIFPKYCAQNQDECV; the protein is encoded by the exons ATGTTGCTCTCTCATGACTACAACAGTAGG CGCTCCTCGATAGCATCCACACAGTCGCGCAACATCCGTGTCACGGTGCtgaaaaacatgttcaaaAAGATTGCCCTCACGAGGTCCGCCCTCAAGAAGGCGATCGTGGTAGTGTCCGTCTGTGCGCTGGCAagcttcctgctgctgctgtactggAATGACAGTTCCGAGTCGACCAAACCCTCCAGCACGATGGCGATGGGCATCTATAACACGCACATCGTCGATGGCAGCCTGGACGGCGCTCCGATGAGCGCTGGCGATAGCGTCCGGGACAGTGCCATCCCCGTAAA TCCCATCGAGCGGCTGTGGACGTACCGGTGTGTCAACAATCGGTGCGTGCGGCACCATTTCGTGGATGGGGTGGAGGAGGACTTTGACACGAACAacgcgcaccagcagcagcacggaggACAAGCGCCAGCCGGTGCCGGGAGCGCAAacgcgggcagcagcagcagctcacccGGCAAGCGTATCCCCTACCTAACCTGTACAATGACCTGTGGGCCGATCAATATTTGGCCGCAGCCGACCGGTGCCACCACGATCGGTAGCAAAACGTCCCGCTTTCGGCTGTCGGACATGCACGTGAAAATCGTGACCAAGTTCGAGCCGGTCGATAAGCTGCTGCACGACGCGTACGATGTGCTGCGGGCCGAGGTTCGTGCCGCGATGGTTTCGCACGGCGCGACGCTGGAAGAGATCGAGGGTGCGGTGCCGGCGGCGTCCGTCCCGGCTGGGGTGCAGCAGCTGCCCCGGGCGGAGGAACGGTCGCTCGCTACGGAGGTGAACGATGCGGCCACGGTTGGAAGGAGTGCCGGTGGGTCGGAAACGTCCGGCGTGGGGAAGATTCACTTCTTCAAGCTGGTCAGCGACAAGCGGTACGATGTGGACGCGTTCGAGGTGAACGTGCACGTGGAGAAGTCGGGCGATACGCACCTGACGTTGCACACGGACGAGAGCTACAACATGACGGTGACGC ACTCTGCACGTGTGTTGATCGTAAAAATAACTGCCAACACGTTCTTTGGCGCAAAGCATGGGCTGACcacgctgcagcagctgaTCTGGTTCGATGACGAGGAGCGTACGCTGAAGGTCCTCAACAAGGCGTCCATTGAAGATGTGCCAAAATTTAA CTACCGTGGCCTTATGCTCGATACCTCCCGTCACTACTTTACGGTGGACGCGATCAAGCGCACCCTCGTCGGCATGTCCCACTCGAAGCTGAACCGGTTCCACTGGCACATCACGGACTCGCAGAGCTTCCCGTTCGTTTCGCGCCACTATCCGCAGCTCGCCCGGTACGGTGCCTACTCCGAGCGTGAGGTGTACACCGCGGACGACGTCCGGGAGCTGACCGCGTTCGCGAAGGTTCGCGGCATCCAGATCATACCGGAGATCGATGCACCGGCCCACGCCGGCAATGGGTGGGACTGGGGTCCCAAGCACGGGCTCGGCGAGCTGAGCTTGTGCATCAACCAGCAGCCGTGGAGCAACTACTGCGGCGAGCCACCGTGCGGACAGCTCAAcccgaaaaacaacaacacctaTCTGATCCTGCAGAAGCTGTACGAGGAGCTGCTGGAGATTGTCGGCCCACTGGATTACTTCCACATCGGCGGGGACGAGGTGAACCTGGAGTGCTGGCAGCAGCACTTTAACGACTCGGACATGCGCACGCTGTGGTGCGACTTTATGCTGCAGGCGTACCATCGGCTGCAGCTCGCCAGTGGACAGAACGCGACGGCACCGCGCCTGGTCGGCGTGTGGTCGAGCGGGCTTACCAGTGCGCCGTGCCTGTCGAAGAACACGTTCGCGGTGCAGGTGTGGGGCGGCAGCAAGTGGCCCGAAAACTTCCAGCTCATCAACAGCGGCTACAGTCTGGTGATATCGCACGTGGACGCGTGGTATCTGGACTGCGGGTTCGGCAGCTGGCGGTCGACGGGCGATGGGGCCTGCTCGCCGTACCGCAACTGGCAGACGGTGTACAAGCATCGGCCGTGGGAGGAGATGAAGCTTACCACGCTGCAGATGCGTCAGATTTTGGGCGGCGAGGCGTGCATGTGGACGGAGCAGGTGGACGAGTCGATACTGGACGCGCGGCTGTGGCCGCGCGCATCCGCCCTGGCCGAGCGGCTGTGGACCGATCCGACCGAGGAGCGGTACAGTGAGTCGGTGCCGCTCGAGGTGTACAATCGGATGTCGGTGTTCCGGAACCATCTGCTCGAGCTGGGCCTGCGGGCGGAACCGATCTTCCCGAAGTACTGTGCGCAGAACCAGGACGAGTGTGTATGA
- the LOC1270021 gene encoding probable beta-hexosaminidase fdl isoform X2, with the protein MFKKIALTRSALKKAIVVVSVCALASFLLLLYWNDSSESTKPSSTMAMGIYNTHIVDGSLDGAPMSAGDSVRDSAIPVNPIERLWTYRCVNNRCVRHHFVDGVEEDFDTNNAHQQQHGGQAPAGAGSANAGSSSSSPGKRIPYLTCTMTCGPINIWPQPTGATTIGSKTSRFRLSDMHVKIVTKFEPVDKLLHDAYDVLRAEVRAAMVSHGATLEEIEGAVPAASVPAGVQQLPRAEERSLATEVNDAATVGRSAGGSETSGVGKIHFFKLVSDKRYDVDAFEVNVHVEKSGDTHLTLHTDESYNMTVTHSARVLIVKITANTFFGAKHGLTTLQQLIWFDDEERTLKVLNKASIEDVPKFNYRGLMLDTSRHYFTVDAIKRTLVGMSHSKLNRFHWHITDSQSFPFVSRHYPQLARYGAYSEREVYTADDVRELTAFAKVRGIQIIPEIDAPAHAGNGWDWGPKHGLGELSLCINQQPWSNYCGEPPCGQLNPKNNNTYLILQKLYEELLEIVGPLDYFHIGGDEVNLECWQQHFNDSDMRTLWCDFMLQAYHRLQLASGQNATAPRLVGVWSSGLTSAPCLSKNTFAVQVWGGSKWPENFQLINSGYSLVISHVDAWYLDCGFGSWRSTGDGACSPYRNWQTVYKHRPWEEMKLTTLQMRQILGGEACMWTEQVDESILDARLWPRASALAERLWTDPTEERYSESVPLEVYNRMSVFRNHLLELGLRAEPIFPKYCAQNQDECV; encoded by the exons atgttcaaaAAGATTGCCCTCACGAGGTCCGCCCTCAAGAAGGCGATCGTGGTAGTGTCCGTCTGTGCGCTGGCAagcttcctgctgctgctgtactggAATGACAGTTCCGAGTCGACCAAACCCTCCAGCACGATGGCGATGGGCATCTATAACACGCACATCGTCGATGGCAGCCTGGACGGCGCTCCGATGAGCGCTGGCGATAGCGTCCGGGACAGTGCCATCCCCGTAAA TCCCATCGAGCGGCTGTGGACGTACCGGTGTGTCAACAATCGGTGCGTGCGGCACCATTTCGTGGATGGGGTGGAGGAGGACTTTGACACGAACAacgcgcaccagcagcagcacggaggACAAGCGCCAGCCGGTGCCGGGAGCGCAAacgcgggcagcagcagcagctcacccGGCAAGCGTATCCCCTACCTAACCTGTACAATGACCTGTGGGCCGATCAATATTTGGCCGCAGCCGACCGGTGCCACCACGATCGGTAGCAAAACGTCCCGCTTTCGGCTGTCGGACATGCACGTGAAAATCGTGACCAAGTTCGAGCCGGTCGATAAGCTGCTGCACGACGCGTACGATGTGCTGCGGGCCGAGGTTCGTGCCGCGATGGTTTCGCACGGCGCGACGCTGGAAGAGATCGAGGGTGCGGTGCCGGCGGCGTCCGTCCCGGCTGGGGTGCAGCAGCTGCCCCGGGCGGAGGAACGGTCGCTCGCTACGGAGGTGAACGATGCGGCCACGGTTGGAAGGAGTGCCGGTGGGTCGGAAACGTCCGGCGTGGGGAAGATTCACTTCTTCAAGCTGGTCAGCGACAAGCGGTACGATGTGGACGCGTTCGAGGTGAACGTGCACGTGGAGAAGTCGGGCGATACGCACCTGACGTTGCACACGGACGAGAGCTACAACATGACGGTGACGC ACTCTGCACGTGTGTTGATCGTAAAAATAACTGCCAACACGTTCTTTGGCGCAAAGCATGGGCTGACcacgctgcagcagctgaTCTGGTTCGATGACGAGGAGCGTACGCTGAAGGTCCTCAACAAGGCGTCCATTGAAGATGTGCCAAAATTTAA CTACCGTGGCCTTATGCTCGATACCTCCCGTCACTACTTTACGGTGGACGCGATCAAGCGCACCCTCGTCGGCATGTCCCACTCGAAGCTGAACCGGTTCCACTGGCACATCACGGACTCGCAGAGCTTCCCGTTCGTTTCGCGCCACTATCCGCAGCTCGCCCGGTACGGTGCCTACTCCGAGCGTGAGGTGTACACCGCGGACGACGTCCGGGAGCTGACCGCGTTCGCGAAGGTTCGCGGCATCCAGATCATACCGGAGATCGATGCACCGGCCCACGCCGGCAATGGGTGGGACTGGGGTCCCAAGCACGGGCTCGGCGAGCTGAGCTTGTGCATCAACCAGCAGCCGTGGAGCAACTACTGCGGCGAGCCACCGTGCGGACAGCTCAAcccgaaaaacaacaacacctaTCTGATCCTGCAGAAGCTGTACGAGGAGCTGCTGGAGATTGTCGGCCCACTGGATTACTTCCACATCGGCGGGGACGAGGTGAACCTGGAGTGCTGGCAGCAGCACTTTAACGACTCGGACATGCGCACGCTGTGGTGCGACTTTATGCTGCAGGCGTACCATCGGCTGCAGCTCGCCAGTGGACAGAACGCGACGGCACCGCGCCTGGTCGGCGTGTGGTCGAGCGGGCTTACCAGTGCGCCGTGCCTGTCGAAGAACACGTTCGCGGTGCAGGTGTGGGGCGGCAGCAAGTGGCCCGAAAACTTCCAGCTCATCAACAGCGGCTACAGTCTGGTGATATCGCACGTGGACGCGTGGTATCTGGACTGCGGGTTCGGCAGCTGGCGGTCGACGGGCGATGGGGCCTGCTCGCCGTACCGCAACTGGCAGACGGTGTACAAGCATCGGCCGTGGGAGGAGATGAAGCTTACCACGCTGCAGATGCGTCAGATTTTGGGCGGCGAGGCGTGCATGTGGACGGAGCAGGTGGACGAGTCGATACTGGACGCGCGGCTGTGGCCGCGCGCATCCGCCCTGGCCGAGCGGCTGTGGACCGATCCGACCGAGGAGCGGTACAGTGAGTCGGTGCCGCTCGAGGTGTACAATCGGATGTCGGTGTTCCGGAACCATCTGCTCGAGCTGGGCCTGCGGGCGGAACCGATCTTCCCGAAGTACTGTGCGCAGAACCAGGACGAGTGTGTATGA